A window of the Tenebrio molitor chromosome 1, icTenMoli1.1, whole genome shotgun sequence genome harbors these coding sequences:
- the LOC138134975 gene encoding uncharacterized protein isoform X1 — MQLLRVHQVLPSECTICATRPALYLNQLTVTLAKFSCPHSTPPSRTRFQPSVFLKIVNVLCSLVLILGLINYSQQIEGKITIKQLFITAEIILNLTTIMFNMICFMKNQIKMRESHGLITLINNKTRFGLNDVLTSHSAKKIHDILLLFILLLLFEELVTLCRTFIMEDIDSALLIRILTIEIIVFSNSSIGIYVVQFLSLYECLFEKCYQEIKTTFDVVKSNGLVIVVKQNRLKDAQFVEKLRNLQRFYMALRRNFKLNESFIQPGIIIVYTVDICLLLIGYSYFSVLFVQEEVRLLKFEMYLLGKSTAIVLVFCVFCYQAQRLLVPVGKSQTQLLIC; from the coding sequence ATGCAGCTGTTGAGGGTCCACCAAGTCCTCCCAAGCGAATGCACAATCTGTGCAACGCGTCCAGCGTTGTACTTAAACCAGTTGACTGTCACCTTGGCTAAGTTTTCCTGCCCCCACTCTACCCCTCCGTCAAGAACGCGCTTCCAGCCTTCGGTATTTCTAAAAATCGTGAACGTCTTGTGCAGCTTGGTTCTTATACTAGGACTGATCAACTACTCTCAACAAATCGAAGGCAAAATCACAATTAAACAGTTGTTTATTACGGCAGAGATAATTTTGAACTTGACAACCATCATGTTCAACATGATTTGTTTTATGAAGAACCAAATCAAAATGAGAGAGTCGCACGGTTTGATCACTCTAATCAACAACAAAACTCGATTTGGACTGAACGATGTGCTGACTTCGCATTCGGCGAAGAAAATCCACGACATCCTTTTGCTGTTTATTCTTCTGCTGCTGTTCGAGGAATTGGTAACTTTGTGTCGCACCTTCATAATGGAAGACATCGACTCTGCCTTGCTGATCAGAATCCTGACAATTGAAATAATCGTATTTTCTAACTCTTCTATTGGAATCTACGTTGTGCAGTTTCTAAGCTTGTACGAGTGCTTGTTCGAGAAATGTTACCAAGAGATTAAAACAACTTTCGACGTAGTCAAGTCCAACGGTTTGGTTATTGTCGTGAAGCAAAATCGCCTAAAAGACGCTCAGTTTGTTGAAAAACTCCGAAACCTTCAACGCTTCTACATGGCCTTGAGACGCAACTTCAAACTAAACGAATCTTTCATCCAACCCGGCATCATCATCGTCTACACCGTTGACATCTGCTTGTTGCTGATAGGTTACAGCTACTTCTCAGTCTTGTTCGTCCAAGAAGAAGTGCGTTTGTTGAAATTTGAGATGTACCTCCTCGGCAAATCCACAGCTATAGTATTAGTGTTTTGCGTCTTTTGCTACCAGGCGCAGCGGCTCTTGGTGCCGGTTGGCAAGTCACAGACGCAACTGTTGATTTGTTAA
- the LOC138134975 gene encoding uncharacterized protein isoform X2, which translates to MSLKVGSGAKAQIQICFICTIRPILFIGWFNTFSATFFCTHSAQSAHPHCQRSTPLSLFSYGTAIFLLISAGATTTKLAQMKLSELLLSVMMVQSSLITMVVTISLQKYTTKQIDHLHGLVYIVENRRNYDIPHFFDGQFRRDVHAMLYKFFGPYLLLTVIIISASLYNYQNLTGELVFKLVTLLINIFSNLSNSQMTILFIHIYTILLRRCHEQIENTLTLHFDKNTSSFTWTKVSLRRKLQSLQKLHLSILANFQLVRSVFSANLLFFWIGFCEILIANFFLVILSIRQQRACTDEEILSFVLYVAAFLGSNVFFNKAQDLRDEVRLLSSAF; encoded by the coding sequence ATGAGTTTGAAAGTCGGTTCAGGTGCAAAAGCCCAAATCCAAATATGCTTCATTTGCACGATTCGTCCAATTTTGTTCATCGGCTGGTTCAACACCTTTTCGGCGACTTTTTTCTGCACCCATTCGGCGCAATCTGCGCACCCGCACTGCCAACGCTCCACGCCTCTGTCGCTCTTTTCCTACGGAACCGCGATCTTCTTGCTCATTTCCGCCGGAGCCACCACCACCAAACTGGCGCAGATGAAACTGAGCGAACTGTTGCTCTCCGTGATGATGGTGCAGAGTTCTCTGATTACCATGGTGGTCACCATCAGTTTGCAAAAATACACCACCAAGCAAATCGACCACCTCCACGGGTTGGTATACATCGTGGAAAACAGACGCAACTACGACATCCCCCACTTCTTCGACGGACAATTCAGGAGAGATGTCCACGCGATGCTCTACAAATTTTTCGGGCCGTATTTGCTCCTCACGGTCATCATCATTTCTGCCTCGCTCTACAACTACCAGAATCTGACCGGCGAACTAGTCTTCAAGCTGGTCACCCTCTTGATAAACATTTTCAGCAATCTGTCAAATTCCCAGATGACGATTTTGTTCATCCATATTTACACGATTCTTCTGAGAAGGTGTCACGAGCAAATCGAGAACACGCTGACACTTCACTTCGACAAAAACACAAGTAGTTTCACCTGGACGAAAGTGTCCCTGAGGAGGAAACTGCAAAGTTTGCAAAAGCTGCATCTCAGCATCTTGGCAAATTTCCAACTGGTGCGTTCAGTTTTCAGCGCCAACTTGCTCTTCTTTTGGATTGGTTTTTGCGAAATCTTGATCGCGAATTTCTTTCTCGTCATACTGAGTATTCGGCAACAGAGGGCGTGCACGGATGAAGAGATCTTGTCTTTCGTGCTGTATGTTGCTGCCTTCTTGGGCTCCAACGTTTTCTTCAACAAGGCTCAAGACCTTCGGGACGAGGTAAGACTGTTATCATCTGCATTTTaa